A window of the Bdellovibrio sp. ZAP7 genome harbors these coding sequences:
- a CDS encoding MBL fold metallo-hydrolase, translating into MEFTWLGTAGFIVKDKQGEIAFDPFLSRGKGAPAPFTAAKSFANTQAIFVGHGHFDHTFDIPDIVQNSDAQVYAPGLTGQILKMRGVPGGRLTSADNKETLFKSFNMRAFKSAHVKFDIPLVLSTIKQCSVKDCMHICGLGLGYPKGLVQTYYFESGGKKFLFMSSAGADQRELEMYRGLEIDYLLAPLQGHSRIQEIAAKQTAIIRPKVVIPHHWDDFYPPLTQNVSVEIFREKLKHVEFKGEVLEMPLFSSAQL; encoded by the coding sequence ATGGAATTTACTTGGCTGGGTACTGCAGGTTTTATTGTGAAAGACAAACAGGGTGAGATTGCTTTCGATCCCTTCCTTTCCCGTGGAAAAGGGGCGCCCGCTCCCTTCACAGCAGCTAAATCCTTCGCCAATACGCAGGCCATTTTTGTGGGTCACGGTCACTTTGATCACACTTTTGATATTCCTGATATAGTTCAGAACTCCGACGCCCAAGTTTATGCCCCGGGATTGACAGGGCAGATTTTGAAAATGCGGGGAGTTCCAGGTGGTCGTCTGACCAGTGCTGATAACAAAGAAACGCTGTTTAAATCCTTTAACATGAGAGCTTTTAAAAGCGCGCATGTGAAATTTGATATTCCACTGGTGTTATCGACCATCAAGCAATGCAGTGTAAAAGATTGCATGCATATTTGTGGTTTGGGCTTGGGGTATCCTAAAGGTTTGGTGCAGACCTATTACTTTGAAAGTGGTGGTAAGAAGTTCTTGTTCATGAGCTCTGCGGGTGCGGATCAGCGTGAACTGGAAATGTACCGAGGATTGGAAATTGATTACTTGCTGGCGCCCTTGCAAGGCCACAGCCGCATTCAGGAAATCGCTGCCAAGCAGACGGCAATTATTCGCCCAAAGGTTGTTATTCCTCATCACTGGGATGATTTTTATCCGCCGTTAACTCAGAATGTGTCGGTGGAAATTTTCCGCGAAAAGTTAAAGCATGTTGAATTTAAAGGCGAGGTGCTGGAAATGCCTCTTTTTAGCAGCGCGCAGCTTTAA
- a CDS encoding alpha/beta fold hydrolase has protein sequence MTKLLLITALLISGVAAHAIDIPKGFKQEKVEINGFKMNVYKGGTGSPVVLLHGMGESALMWEPVMKSLSSKYTFIVPDLRGGGLSEAPESGYTKAAMADDVKVLLDHYGIAKADIVGHDIGLMVAYAFAAKYPQMTTKLVVMDAFLPGIGPGDDIYNSPDIWHFRFYGKDAEALVKGREKAYLDHLWTTFSADPKTFPDAKKNYFTKQYAAPGHMRAAMEWFKAFPQDAKDNKELSKNQLTMPVLSIGGEKAMGGPLAATMKIVSPNAQTVTLKNVGHWLMEESPKATIEALDNFLKEPNRVSAN, from the coding sequence ATGACAAAGTTATTATTGATCACAGCTCTTCTTATTTCTGGTGTGGCAGCTCATGCCATCGATATCCCGAAGGGATTCAAGCAAGAGAAAGTCGAAATCAACGGCTTTAAAATGAATGTTTATAAAGGCGGTACGGGCTCTCCAGTTGTCTTGCTGCATGGAATGGGCGAATCGGCTTTGATGTGGGAGCCGGTGATGAAATCTCTTTCTTCGAAATATACATTCATCGTTCCGGATCTTCGCGGGGGCGGTTTAAGTGAAGCACCAGAATCTGGTTACACCAAAGCTGCGATGGCAGATGATGTGAAGGTTCTATTGGATCACTATGGTATCGCGAAGGCAGATATCGTAGGTCATGATATTGGGTTGATGGTCGCCTATGCCTTCGCGGCAAAGTACCCGCAAATGACGACTAAATTGGTGGTTATGGATGCGTTCTTGCCCGGTATAGGTCCCGGCGATGATATCTATAACAGTCCTGACATCTGGCACTTCCGTTTTTATGGCAAAGATGCTGAAGCATTGGTGAAAGGCCGTGAGAAAGCTTATCTGGATCATCTTTGGACAACTTTTTCTGCAGATCCAAAAACGTTTCCGGATGCAAAAAAGAATTATTTCACAAAACAATATGCAGCACCAGGACACATGAGAGCTGCGATGGAGTGGTTCAAAGCGTTTCCGCAAGATGCTAAAGACAATAAAGAACTTTCCAAAAATCAACTAACGATGCCAGTTCTTTCTATCGGTGGCGAGAAAGCCATGGGCGGCCCTTTAGCTGCCACAATGAAAATCGTTTCTCCGAATGCGCAAACAGTGACTTTGAAAAATGTGGGTCACTGGTTGATGGAAGAAAGTCCAAAAGCGACTATCGAAGCTTTGGATAACTTCTTGAAAGAACCAAATCGCGTAAGTGCGAACTAA
- a CDS encoding LysR family transcriptional regulator produces the protein MTDNKDIIDLTNEGLVFYHVALLHGFRAAATHLGLSKSVVSSKVSSLEKRVGRKLLFRSTRDVSLTPEGEVYFESCQALFEASQKLQLKETSLKDALTGSFTISAPSDFMQICLIPALQRLQALHPKLRLNLISSDQLMNLEKERINLAIRVGADGAGHLYRSPFFNAEFGFYCKSNLAPTRKSEKEILEWLQHEGVFVFRPSREKSFQLNKQSFEVRVQNKFQVHDVLSLKSLVAAGVGVGILPHFAVKAELASGELVQLLPSAQFKAVSFTFLSGAKRQEDNRLNTIIEFLQKEARQF, from the coding sequence ATGACGGACAATAAGGATATCATTGACCTGACAAACGAGGGGCTTGTTTTTTACCATGTGGCGCTTCTGCATGGCTTTCGAGCGGCAGCAACGCACCTGGGGCTTTCCAAATCGGTAGTCAGCAGCAAGGTGTCTTCATTGGAAAAGCGCGTGGGACGTAAACTTCTGTTCCGCTCAACCCGTGACGTCAGCCTGACTCCTGAGGGAGAAGTCTATTTTGAATCCTGCCAGGCTCTTTTTGAGGCTTCACAAAAACTTCAGCTTAAAGAAACCTCCCTTAAGGACGCCTTGACCGGATCCTTTACTATTTCTGCGCCGTCAGACTTTATGCAAATCTGCCTGATTCCCGCACTTCAACGTCTGCAGGCCTTGCACCCCAAGCTGCGCTTAAATCTGATTTCTTCTGATCAATTGATGAACCTGGAAAAGGAACGCATTAATCTTGCGATCCGCGTGGGCGCAGATGGAGCTGGCCATTTATATCGCAGTCCCTTTTTCAATGCAGAATTCGGTTTCTATTGCAAAAGCAACTTAGCTCCCACCAGAAAATCCGAAAAAGAAATCCTAGAGTGGCTGCAACACGAGGGCGTCTTTGTCTTTAGACCTTCCCGAGAAAAATCGTTTCAGCTGAACAAGCAAAGCTTCGAAGTCCGGGTTCAAAACAAATTTCAGGTTCATGACGTGCTCTCCCTGAAAAGCCTGGTTGCAGCCGGCGTGGGAGTGGGAATTCTTCCTCATTTTGCCGTCAAAGCCGAACTTGCCAGTGGTGAACTTGTGCAACTGCTACCTTCGGCGCAATTTAAAGCGGTCAGTTTTACATTTCTATCCGGAGCCAAGCGACAGGAAGACAATCGCCTCAACACGATTATCGAATTCCTCCAAAAGGAAGCACGGCAGTTTTAA
- a CDS encoding YkgJ family cysteine cluster protein, which produces MIKTAQLRSLLANYKDLLATDEFASFEKEVERLLAYYGDMLAQLSPGEERGRKVHALINEQEQQSSHIKTTCQKGCGACCHLEVEITRDDAIILANSLNDGLDLDFVRLRELSLRERLDSAWAQGWVVSNRCVFLGPDNACRNYANRPSVCRKHSVVSPVIECQKLGGKPVPKVMPMAEIIMSAAANQADNDFASLPKMLQRELDRRQIEEPVLPLPTRLPEEIL; this is translated from the coding sequence ATGATCAAAACGGCCCAACTCCGCTCCCTTCTTGCCAATTATAAAGACCTTTTAGCAACCGATGAGTTCGCTAGTTTCGAAAAGGAAGTGGAGCGTTTGCTGGCGTACTACGGGGACATGCTCGCACAGCTCTCGCCAGGTGAGGAGCGCGGTCGCAAAGTACATGCGTTGATCAACGAACAAGAACAGCAAAGCTCCCACATTAAAACGACCTGCCAAAAAGGTTGTGGCGCCTGCTGCCATTTGGAAGTGGAGATCACTCGGGATGACGCTATTATTTTAGCGAATTCTTTAAATGATGGATTGGATCTGGATTTCGTTCGCCTGCGAGAACTTTCTTTGCGCGAACGTTTGGATTCCGCTTGGGCGCAGGGATGGGTCGTAAGCAATCGCTGTGTGTTCTTGGGTCCCGATAATGCCTGTCGAAATTATGCAAATCGTCCCTCGGTCTGTCGCAAACATTCTGTCGTGTCGCCGGTCATTGAATGTCAGAAATTGGGTGGGAAGCCCGTTCCAAAAGTAATGCCCATGGCAGAAATCATTATGAGCGCGGCAGCAAACCAGGCGGACAATGACTTTGCTTCACTGCCTAAAATGCTTCAACGTGAGCTGGATCGCCGCCAAATTGAAGAACCCGTGTTGCCACTGCCGACGCGCCTTCCAGAAGAAATTCTATAA
- a CDS encoding ABC transporter ATP-binding protein: MNNNNVIEVKNLAVEFKTDDGIVQAVKTISFNIPKGKTVGLVGESGSGKSITSLAIMRLIGHPGKVTNGEIFYNGEDLLKLSEEKMREIRGAKISMIFQEPMTSLNPVLTVADQITETLMLHQGLTKEQALVRGLELLKLVGIPSPEERLHFYPHKFSGGQRQRIMIAMAIACNPDVLICDEPTTALDVTIQKQILDLLADIQQRTHMSMLFITHDLGVVADIADEVIVMNKGEVVETNNSKKIFTHPQHPYTKGLLACRPSLSSHLARLPVLSDFMGPNGEELPGPNLETLPQAKETPADANSPIILQVNDLQTHFAHTGGLLGRVQGYTKAVDGVSFAVKKGRTLGLVGESGCGKTTLGRTLMRLVDSTAGQILFEGQDITKLTARQMLPIRKRMQIVFQDPFASLNPRMTIGSILMEPMQIHQLGDNDNQRKEMAAVMMKKVGLTPGVMNRYPHEFSGGQRQRISIARALMVKPEFIVCDESVSALDVSIQAQILNLLLDLQDEMNLTYIFISHDLSVVKFISDDVAVMYGGKIVEMNTAENIYSNPQHAYTQKLLSAIPKGVPKELM; encoded by the coding sequence ATGAACAATAACAATGTCATTGAAGTTAAAAACCTTGCTGTCGAATTCAAAACTGACGACGGTATCGTTCAAGCTGTAAAAACCATCTCCTTCAATATTCCAAAAGGCAAAACTGTAGGCCTGGTTGGGGAATCTGGTTCTGGTAAAAGTATCACGTCTTTGGCGATCATGCGTTTGATCGGTCACCCTGGTAAAGTCACTAACGGCGAAATTTTCTATAATGGCGAAGATCTTCTGAAACTTTCTGAAGAAAAAATGCGCGAGATCCGTGGCGCGAAAATCTCCATGATCTTCCAAGAGCCGATGACTTCTTTGAATCCGGTTCTGACAGTTGCAGACCAAATCACTGAAACTTTGATGCTTCACCAAGGATTGACGAAAGAGCAAGCTTTGGTGCGTGGTTTGGAATTGTTGAAACTAGTGGGCATCCCTTCTCCTGAAGAGCGCCTGCATTTCTACCCTCACAAATTCTCCGGCGGTCAACGTCAACGTATCATGATCGCTATGGCGATCGCTTGTAACCCAGACGTTTTGATCTGTGACGAGCCGACAACGGCGTTGGACGTAACAATCCAAAAACAAATCTTGGATCTATTGGCAGACATTCAACAACGCACTCACATGAGCATGCTTTTCATTACGCATGACTTGGGTGTGGTTGCTGATATCGCTGACGAAGTGATCGTTATGAACAAGGGTGAAGTTGTTGAAACGAACAACTCTAAAAAGATCTTCACTCACCCTCAACATCCTTACACGAAAGGTTTGTTGGCTTGCCGTCCTTCATTGTCCAGTCACTTGGCGCGTTTGCCAGTCCTGAGCGATTTCATGGGACCAAACGGTGAAGAGCTTCCAGGACCAAATCTTGAAACTTTGCCTCAGGCGAAAGAAACTCCCGCTGATGCAAACTCCCCAATCATCCTGCAAGTAAATGACTTGCAAACACACTTTGCCCACACAGGGGGCCTATTGGGTCGTGTGCAAGGTTATACAAAAGCCGTTGATGGTGTGAGCTTCGCCGTTAAAAAAGGTCGCACACTGGGCCTTGTGGGTGAATCAGGATGCGGCAAAACAACTTTGGGTCGTACATTGATGCGTCTGGTGGACTCCACTGCAGGACAAATCTTGTTCGAAGGACAAGACATCACGAAATTGACTGCAAGACAGATGCTTCCGATCCGCAAAAGAATGCAGATCGTATTCCAAGATCCATTTGCTTCCTTGAATCCTCGTATGACGATTGGCTCGATCTTGATGGAACCAATGCAGATCCATCAGTTGGGTGATAACGACAACCAACGCAAAGAGATGGCTGCTGTCATGATGAAAAAAGTAGGTTTGACTCCTGGAGTGATGAACCGCTACCCGCATGAGTTCTCTGGTGGTCAAAGACAACGTATCAGCATTGCGCGTGCGTTGATGGTTAAACCTGAATTCATCGTATGTGACGAATCCGTTTCCGCTTTGGACGTATCTATTCAAGCTCAAATCTTGAACTTGCTTTTGGATCTTCAAGACGAAATGAATTTGACGTACATCTTTATCTCCCATGACTTGTCAGTTGTGAAATTCATCTCTGACGACGTGGCAGTTATGTACGGTGGTAAGATCGTAGAGATGAACACCGCTGAAAACATCTACTCGAATCCACAACACGCCTACACTCAAAAACTTTTGAGTGCGATTCCCAAAGGCGTACCTAAAGAACTTATGTAA
- a CDS encoding linear amide C-N hydrolase, whose amino-acid sequence MNRRSMLCLLSSLLFWQTAYPCTRFLWDTKKQDVIVGRNMDWFEDIGSNMWLLPRGIVRDGGTDDNSLKWTSKYGSVIMTAYDIGTADGLNEKGLTANLLYLTESDFGERDEKLPGLSFTLWAQYYLDNFETVADAMAAFKADPYQVQSFSIKTSSGEKSGSVHLAISDKTGDSAVIEYINGKPKIYHDKTFKVMTNSPPYEEQLTALKQYKGFGGHKDLPGTTAAADRFVRAAYYAQQLPQPTEYRESVAGVLSVLRNVSQPFGTADPARPYVSTTRWRTVADMTRGVYFYENTLSPNLVWVQIDRLEFKKNSPVQKITLVKNYDLVGDISGYFKPVKAFEFQKMTPEKPVSQR is encoded by the coding sequence ATGAATAGGCGTTCAATGCTGTGCTTGTTAAGCTCCCTTTTGTTTTGGCAAACAGCTTATCCCTGCACGCGCTTTCTGTGGGACACTAAAAAGCAAGATGTCATTGTGGGTAGAAATATGGATTGGTTTGAGGATATTGGCTCCAATATGTGGCTTTTACCTCGTGGCATCGTCCGTGACGGCGGAACTGACGACAATTCACTAAAGTGGACATCCAAATACGGCAGCGTCATTATGACTGCCTATGACATCGGGACGGCCGATGGTTTGAATGAAAAAGGCCTGACCGCAAATCTATTATATTTAACTGAAAGTGATTTCGGTGAGCGTGATGAAAAGCTTCCGGGTCTGTCATTCACTTTGTGGGCGCAATACTATTTGGATAACTTCGAAACAGTCGCGGACGCCATGGCCGCGTTCAAGGCGGATCCCTATCAAGTGCAGTCCTTTTCAATAAAGACTTCATCTGGGGAAAAATCAGGATCCGTGCATCTCGCGATCTCTGATAAAACGGGAGATTCTGCGGTTATTGAATACATTAATGGGAAGCCTAAAATTTATCATGATAAAACCTTTAAGGTCATGACCAATTCTCCACCATATGAGGAGCAGCTGACGGCGCTGAAGCAGTATAAAGGTTTCGGAGGCCACAAAGACCTGCCGGGAACTACAGCCGCAGCGGATCGCTTTGTCAGAGCCGCCTATTACGCTCAACAGCTGCCTCAGCCCACTGAATACCGGGAATCCGTGGCGGGAGTATTAAGTGTCTTAAGAAATGTCTCGCAGCCCTTTGGAACGGCAGATCCGGCTCGCCCATATGTTTCGACAACTCGCTGGAGAACGGTCGCAGATATGACCCGTGGAGTTTATTTTTACGAAAACACCCTAAGTCCGAACCTGGTTTGGGTTCAAATCGATCGCCTGGAGTTTAAAAAAAATTCGCCGGTACAGAAAATCACGCTGGTTAAGAACTATGATTTAGTAGGTGATATCTCGGGATATTTTAAGCCGGTGAAGGCATTTGAATTTCAGAAGATGACGCCTGAGAAGCCCGTGAGTCAGAGATAA
- a CDS encoding outer membrane protein, protein MKTLIAIFATLTFCTLANAQSKQDLKEGSNTIRLLGGSAQAAASFGLDYERRTGTFGLGAKILHSTKNEDVGKSESTTFDIHAVSHLFDHNDMDIYVAGGIGVTNMDDVANPADPTANTSDETLIGPTLGIGLAYTLNPQWSVGFEYYTLYNWFSDKVADNYNYANVAIGFNF, encoded by the coding sequence ATGAAAACACTCATCGCCATTTTTGCGACTCTGACTTTTTGCACACTTGCAAATGCTCAAAGCAAACAAGATCTTAAAGAAGGATCCAACACAATCCGCCTTCTAGGAGGATCTGCCCAAGCAGCTGCTTCATTTGGTTTAGATTATGAACGTCGCACTGGCACATTCGGTCTCGGCGCCAAAATTTTGCACTCGACAAAGAATGAAGATGTCGGCAAATCCGAAAGCACAACCTTCGACATCCATGCAGTCTCTCATCTTTTTGATCACAACGACATGGATATCTATGTGGCAGGTGGTATTGGTGTGACGAATATGGATGATGTTGCCAACCCTGCAGATCCAACAGCTAACACAAGTGATGAAACTCTGATTGGTCCGACTCTTGGAATTGGCTTGGCTTACACTTTGAACCCACAATGGTCCGTAGGTTTTGAGTACTATACTTTGTATAACTGGTTCAGTGACAAAGTAGCAGATAACTACAACTACGCGAACGTTGCAATCGGCTTTAACTTTTAA
- a CDS encoding response regulator transcription factor → METQKKRVLLIEDSREMQAIVRHAVAEICNLQSVASAEDGRRELEKGIYSLLLLDVHLPDEDGFEFCKNLRAERRFADLPVIFLTGKTELTSKVQGFEVGADDYVTKPFEPEELKARVRGKLRRNKSSGASFIMAGFRVDLSLQKIFVMNADGTETPLPLTPIEFKLLSHFMKNEGKIFSRQKLLDLFWSDSLYVSRHTVDTHISSLRKKLGPPGANLRSIFKQGYTFSAPEENRERHQNASP, encoded by the coding sequence ATGGAAACACAAAAAAAACGCGTTTTATTAATAGAAGACTCTCGGGAAATGCAAGCGATCGTCCGTCATGCCGTCGCGGAAATTTGCAATCTTCAGAGTGTGGCATCAGCAGAGGACGGCCGTCGCGAGCTTGAAAAGGGAATTTACTCTCTCTTGCTTTTGGACGTGCACTTGCCCGACGAGGATGGTTTTGAATTCTGCAAGAACTTGCGGGCGGAAAGAAGATTCGCTGACTTGCCAGTAATTTTCCTGACGGGGAAGACGGAGCTCACCAGTAAAGTTCAAGGTTTCGAGGTCGGTGCCGACGACTATGTCACGAAGCCCTTTGAGCCAGAAGAACTTAAGGCTCGGGTTAGGGGCAAGCTTCGCCGAAACAAAAGTTCAGGTGCTTCTTTTATCATGGCGGGATTCAGAGTGGATTTATCTTTGCAAAAAATCTTTGTGATGAACGCCGACGGCACTGAAACACCACTGCCTCTAACGCCTATTGAATTTAAATTATTGAGTCATTTCATGAAGAATGAAGGAAAAATTTTTTCGCGGCAAAAGCTTTTAGATTTGTTTTGGAGTGATAGCCTTTATGTATCAAGGCATACAGTAGACACCCATATATCTTCTTTGCGTAAAAAGCTGGGACCGCCAGGCGCGAATTTAAGATCGATATTTAAACAAGGTTACACTTTCTCTGCGCCGGAAGAAAATCGCGAACGGCATCAGAACGCGTCTCCCTAA
- a CDS encoding ATP-binding protein, with product MTAVYINPYMSFDASTKAEQNLQRNLVTVSELVADNKYQSRRIQKISTLLNAKLGTWRNFATNLHNHSKTISTDEFRSMLSSTNTDEVNRTLAEMESDEQNLLMRRDARLEKDFQKTSAIIVLGVALAFLLFFLSTSLLQRQILLRKKIELALEEERIKAQEASTLKSSFLANMSHEIRTPLNGIIGMTKLMEQTPMNARQADYLDTIKISSTSLLALINEILDLSKIESGKFQLEETNFELSSLIKSAVSIVNYSAKLKNLEIKTEIDPTVPEFLTGDPLRLRQVLLNLINNAIKFSEHGLIKVRVTHKGPDIHGSPHLLFEIIDQGVGFDPETRSKLFQNFSQGDSSMTRKYGGTGLGLAISKQIVEMMKGSIDVDSVKGIGSRFYFDVNLGIPQTDAAIQKISNLKPVTPLQGHILIAEDNLVNQKVVSEMLSTMGCTSQVVENGNAAIAALLTEKFDLVLMDAQMPIMDGYEATRQIRKGQAGEDNKTIPILATTANAIKGDIELCLEAGMNDYISKPISYNDLAFKISKWIGRGFNVINPANMDSLQRDESKNGHSLLKEVVDIFNEDSPKLVAKMREAIRDKQYQKVSALAHNLKSSAAVLGAIRLKDLAERIETLDLNSTNEQQITLLVDSLEKELQLVQEYLGKNIRHQYPPPTL from the coding sequence TTGACGGCTGTCTATATAAATCCTTACATGTCCTTCGATGCCTCTACGAAAGCCGAACAAAATTTGCAAAGAAATCTTGTTACTGTGTCAGAGCTCGTTGCAGATAATAAGTATCAAAGCCGACGTATTCAAAAAATCTCGACTTTATTAAATGCCAAACTAGGAACTTGGCGGAACTTCGCAACAAATCTGCACAACCACAGCAAGACCATATCCACAGACGAGTTCCGCTCAATGTTGTCTTCAACAAATACGGATGAGGTCAACCGTACTCTCGCAGAAATGGAATCCGATGAACAAAATCTCCTGATGCGCAGAGATGCACGCTTAGAAAAAGACTTTCAGAAAACTTCCGCTATCATAGTTTTGGGCGTGGCCTTGGCATTTCTGCTGTTCTTTCTTTCAACCAGCCTTTTACAGCGTCAGATTCTTCTTCGCAAAAAAATAGAACTGGCTCTTGAAGAAGAGCGCATCAAAGCGCAGGAAGCTTCAACTCTGAAATCCAGCTTCCTAGCGAACATGAGTCACGAAATTCGCACTCCTTTAAACGGCATTATTGGCATGACCAAGTTGATGGAACAAACGCCAATGAATGCCCGGCAAGCTGATTACCTGGACACGATCAAGATTTCCTCCACTTCTCTTCTGGCACTGATTAATGAAATCCTGGATCTTTCCAAAATAGAATCTGGCAAATTTCAATTGGAAGAAACCAACTTTGAACTTTCATCTTTGATTAAAAGCGCGGTATCCATCGTCAACTACTCAGCCAAACTTAAAAATCTGGAGATTAAGACAGAAATCGATCCCACCGTGCCGGAGTTCCTGACGGGAGATCCACTGCGCTTGCGCCAAGTGCTATTAAATCTGATTAACAACGCAATCAAATTTTCCGAACACGGCTTGATCAAGGTGCGCGTAACTCACAAGGGTCCTGATATACACGGCTCCCCTCATTTGCTTTTCGAAATTATTGATCAAGGCGTTGGATTTGACCCCGAGACCCGCTCAAAACTGTTTCAGAACTTTTCCCAAGGCGATAGTTCCATGACGCGAAAATATGGAGGGACGGGACTGGGGTTAGCCATTTCCAAGCAAATTGTAGAGATGATGAAAGGGTCGATAGACGTTGACAGTGTTAAAGGCATTGGATCGCGCTTTTACTTCGACGTGAACTTGGGGATTCCTCAAACGGATGCCGCCATTCAAAAGATTTCAAATTTAAAACCGGTCACTCCTCTTCAGGGTCATATTCTGATTGCCGAAGATAACTTGGTAAATCAAAAAGTTGTCTCTGAAATGCTTTCAACCATGGGCTGCACCAGCCAAGTAGTTGAAAATGGTAACGCCGCGATCGCAGCGCTACTTACCGAAAAATTCGATTTGGTTTTGATGGACGCGCAAATGCCGATCATGGATGGGTACGAAGCCACTCGCCAGATCCGCAAGGGACAGGCTGGTGAAGATAACAAAACAATACCTATTCTTGCGACGACCGCCAATGCCATCAAAGGTGACATTGAACTATGCCTAGAAGCCGGCATGAACGATTATATTAGCAAACCCATTTCCTATAACGACCTTGCATTCAAGATTAGCAAATGGATCGGACGAGGATTTAACGTCATCAATCCCGCCAACATGGACTCCCTTCAAAGAGACGAATCCAAAAATGGTCATTCTCTTTTAAAAGAGGTTGTCGACATTTTTAACGAGGACAGTCCCAAATTGGTGGCAAAAATGCGCGAAGCCATTCGTGATAAGCAATATCAAAAAGTGTCCGCCCTTGCCCACAACCTGAAATCCTCGGCGGCGGTACTGGGGGCGATTCGATTAAAAGACTTGGCAGAAAGAATAGAGACTCTGGATTTAAACTCCACCAACGAACAACAAATCACTCTGTTGGTGGACTCCTTAGAAAAGGAACTCCAGCTGGTTCAGGAATATCTGGGCAAAAACATTCGCCACCAATATCCCCCACCAACTCTTTAA
- a CDS encoding 2-oxo acid dehydrogenase subunit E2: MKTKMTLSKGGSAFRKIAMGSWHKAGDPTVYGLLEIDMTKALEYMKAQEAATGLKLSISHLVGKAAATAMKERPEINGMIRNNRIYLRETVDIFYQVNIPGNPEDPVGKATLTGVVVREAEKLSVSQIAQELAGKSKAIKGGEQSELTKSLDAMKWVPWGFMRTLLNLTSFLNYDLGINLTWAGMPRDAFGSIMITNIGGMGADTAWAPLVSYSKVPILLTVGQIKQRAWVTETGVVEARPVARIGVTFDHRFMDGTHAAALQKIFEKCFAEPEKYFGEVSELSYPKLSSFPLKMA, encoded by the coding sequence ATGAAAACAAAAATGACGCTCTCTAAAGGTGGATCCGCGTTCCGAAAAATTGCTATGGGCTCCTGGCATAAAGCTGGGGACCCTACGGTTTACGGATTGTTGGAGATTGATATGACCAAAGCTCTTGAGTATATGAAAGCTCAGGAAGCGGCGACTGGCTTGAAACTTTCTATTTCTCATTTGGTAGGCAAAGCAGCGGCCACGGCGATGAAAGAGCGTCCTGAAATTAACGGGATGATTCGCAATAATCGCATTTATCTGCGCGAAACCGTCGACATTTTTTATCAAGTGAATATTCCAGGTAATCCGGAAGACCCAGTGGGAAAAGCAACTTTGACAGGAGTGGTGGTGCGAGAGGCAGAAAAGCTCTCTGTTTCACAGATTGCACAGGAACTCGCGGGTAAGTCTAAAGCCATTAAAGGTGGCGAGCAAAGTGAGTTGACGAAATCACTTGATGCTATGAAATGGGTTCCGTGGGGTTTCATGCGCACACTTTTGAACCTGACATCATTCTTGAACTATGACTTGGGTATCAATCTGACATGGGCAGGTATGCCAAGGGACGCGTTTGGTTCCATCATGATCACAAACATCGGCGGTATGGGCGCTGACACGGCGTGGGCACCACTGGTTTCTTATTCCAAAGTTCCAATTCTTTTGACTGTCGGTCAAATTAAGCAACGTGCTTGGGTTACGGAAACAGGAGTGGTAGAAGCCCGTCCAGTGGCGCGTATCGGTGTGACCTTTGATCATCGATTTATGGATGGGACGCACGCGGCGGCTTTGCAAAAGATCTTTGAAAAGTGTTTTGCGGAACCAGAAAAGTACTTTGGTGAAGTATCTGAATTATCTTATCCGAAGCTTTCGTCTTTTCCCTTAAAAATGGCGTGA